The Pseudonocardia broussonetiae DNA segment TCCGCAGCGACCCGCCGTCGCCCAGCCCGAGGCGCCGCGACGCCTCGAGCGCGTAGAACGAGCTCGCCGGGGCGTTGACGTCGCGCTCGGCGAGGAAGCGGTAGGCCTCGGCCGGGTCGCGGCCCTCGAAGCCGACCAGCAGCGTCGGGGTGCGGCGGGCCGCCCGCGAGAAGACCGTGACGCCCGGCAGCGCGGCCAGGCCCTCCTCGATGCGCCGGCGCAGGCGGTCCTCGTGGGCCTCCGCCGCGGTCATCGACGCGACGAGCCGCTCGCGCCGCGTCCCCTGACCCGGGACGAGCCCGGCCAGGAAGTCGACGGCCGCGGTCGTGCCCGCGAGCAGCTCGTAGGGCAGCGTGCCCAGCTCGAAGCGCTCGGGCACGGCGTCGGAGGAGGGCAGCAGCTTGGCCGGGCGCAGCGTCTCCAGCAGCGCGGGGGCGGCGGCGAGGACGCCGCAGTGCGGGCCGAGGAACTTGTAGGGCGAGCAGGCGTAGAGGTCGGCGCCCAGCGCGGTGACGTCGACGACGGCGTGCGCGGTGAGGTGCACCCCGTCGACGTGCACGAGCGCGCCCACCTCGTGCGCGCGGTCGGCGATCGCGCGCACCGGGGGCCGCGTGCCGATGAGGTTCGACGCCCCGGTCACCGCGACCAGCCGGGTGCGGTCGGTCAGGACGCCGGCGACGTCGTCGAGCTCACCGGTGGCGGGGTCGAAGTCCAGCCACCGCACGGTCGCGCCGACGGCCTCCGCGGCGATCACCCAGGGGCGGATGTTGGCGTCGTGGTCCAGGCGGGTGACGACGACCTCGTCGCCCGGGCCCCAGCCGGCGGCCAGCGTGCGGGCGAGGTCGAAGGTCAGCGCGGTCATGCTGCGGCCGAAGACGACGCCGCCCGGGTCGGCGGCGAGCAGGTCGGCCATCGCGGCGCGGGCGGCGAGCACGATCGCGTCGGCGGCGCGCTCCGCGGCGGTGACGGTGCCGCGGTTGGCCAGGGGCGAGGTCATCGTCGTGGCCACCGCCTGGGCGACGACGTCGGGCACCTGCGAGCCGCCGGGCCCGTCGAAGTGCGCGTAGCCCGCCTTCAGCGACGGGAAGTGGTCACGAACGGAGGCGACGTCGAGGCTCACGCCCGTCACCCTGCCACGACCCGGCGCAGCAGCGCCTCGCACGCGTCGACGGTCGGGGGCGCGGGCGCCAGCAGCGCCTGCAGCGTGAAGCCGTCGACGGCGGCGGTGAGGGCGTCGGCGGTGAGGGCGTCGAAGCGGCCGCGCAGGGCCGTGCGCAGCAGCCCGATCCACTCCGCGCTGCGCGCACGCAGCGGGCGGCGGCGCAGGCCCGCGGCGTAGAGCTCGTAGTCGAGCACCGTGCGGGCGGCGTGCTCGGTCACGAAGCCGACGGTCATCACGGCCAGCGACCGGCAGACCTCCGCGGCGCCCGCGTCCGGCGGCAGCGCCGCATCCCAGGCGGCGATCCGGGCGCGGGACTGCTCCAGGGCGAGGTCGACGGCGGCGAGCAGCAGGTCGTCGAGGTCGCGGAAGTAGTAGGTGGTGGAGCCCAGCGGCACGCCGGCGCGGGCGGCGACGGCGCGGTGGGTGATCGCGTGCAGCCCGTCGCGGCCCATGAGCTCGACGGCAGCGACGACGATGCGCTCGCGGCGGGCGGGGTCGTTGGGGCCCCTGGTCATCGGTTCACCACGACGACACCGAGCGCGACCAGCGCGATCCCGGCGATCCCGCCCGCGGAGAGCCGGTCACCGAACAGCAGCACGCCCCCGAGCGTCACCACGACGCTGCCGACGCCCACCCACACGGCGTACGCGACGCCGAGCGGGAGCGTCAGCAGGGCGCGGGACAGCAGGACCAGCGTCAGGGTGAAGCCCAGCAGCGCCGCCGCCCCGACGAGCGGGTGCGCGAAGCCGTCGGACGCCTTGAGCAGCAGCGTCGAGCAGATCTCGGCCGCGATCGCGCCGGCCATCGGCCACCAGGGGCTGCGGGCCCTCCTTGTCGTGGTGGGCGCGCCGAGGGGGCCGGCGGCCGTGGCCATCAGAGGGTCCCGGTCAGGTTGAGCAGCACCACGCCGCCGACGATGAGGCCCACCCCGGCGAGGCGGGCCGCGGTGATCCGCTCGCCGAACACCGTCCGGCCGACGACCGTGAGCAGCACCGCCGCTCCCCCGCCCCAGACGGCGTGGATGACCCCGACCGGCAGGTGCTCCATGAGCAGCCCGAGCGCGACGGTCGCCACGCCGTAGCCGAGCGCCGTCCCCACGACCGGCCAGAACCGCCGGAAGCCGTGCGAGAGCTTCAGCGACGTCGACCCCACCACCCCGGACACGACGGCGAGGACGAGCAGCGCGGGAACCATGTGTACAACTGTACACAAACGACCTCGCACACCCGGTGGTGACCTCGCACACCGTCGGCGGTGTGCGAGGTGCGCACCCGGTGTGCGAGGTGGCTCCGGCAGGCGGGACCGGCATCCGGGGTGTCGGGGGGCGGGAGCATGATCGCGCCATGCTCGACTGGTCGCTGCTGGGCGGTCCGCTGCCCTGGGCGCTGCTCGGGGCGGGCGGGGCGGCGCTGGTCGCGCTCCTGCTCCCCCGCGGCGGGCGGTGGTGGGGGCGGGCGGTGCCGGCGGTGCTGGTCGGCGCGGCCGTGCTCACCGGGGCGGCGGTGCTCGTCGTCGACGTGCTCTGGCGGCCCTTCCCCGACCCCCTCCCGCTGCTGGTGGTGCTGGCCGTGGGGGTCGGGCTGGTCGCGGTGGGGCTGGCGGTGGCCCGGCTGCGCTGGTGGACCCCGGTCGCCGCGGCGCTGGTCGTGCTGGCGGCGGCGCAGGGCGTCAACGGCTACTACGAGGAGTTCCCGACGGTGCGCACCGCGCTCGGCCTCGCGGCGGCCGACGTGCTGCCCTTCGCCGACGTCGTGGCCCGTCAGAAGCAGTACGTCGGCCCGGCGGGCGCGCCGCTGGAGAGCGGCTGGCGCCCGCCCGCCGACATGCCCGACGCCGGCGTCGTCAGCCGGGTCGACATCCCGGCCACGGTCTCGGGCTTCCCCGCCCGGCCCGCCTGGGTCTACCTCCCGCCCGCCTACCTCGGCTCGACGCGCGCGCGGCTGCCGGTCCTGGTGCTGCTGTCGGGCCAGCCCGGGTCCCCCGACGACTGGCTGACCAGCGGCGAGCTCGCCCGTCGCGCCGACGCGTACGCCGCGGAGCACGGCGGGCTGGCCCCGGTCGTCGTCATGCCCGACCACCTCGGCGACCCGCTGGCCAACCCGCTGTGCGTCGACTCCCCGCTCGGGAACGCGTTCACCTACCTCACCGTCGACGTCCCGGCCTGGATCCGCGCGACGCTGCAGGTGGCGCCGGGCGGCTGGGCGGTCGGCGGGCTGTCCAACGGCGGCACCTGCTCGCTGCAGCTCGCCGTCACCGCGCCGGACCTGTTCCCGACGTTCGTCGACGTGTCCGGCGAGGACGCCCCCACCCTCGGCGACCGGGCGGAGACGATCGCCCGGGCGTTCGGGGGCGACGAGGCCGCCTACCGGGCGGTCAACCCGCTCGACGTCCTGGCCGCGCGGCCGTTCCCCGGCACCGCCGGGTACCTCGTCGCCGGCCTGCAGGACTCGGTCTACCTGCCGCAGGCGCGCCGCGTGTTCGCCGCCGCGCAGGCCGCCGGCATGGACGTGGAGTTCCACCCCCGCCCCGGCGAGCACACCTGGGAGGTGTGGGGCCCCGGGCTCGGCGACGCGCTGCCCTGGCTCGGCACGCGGCTGGGGCTGACGTCGTGAGGGCCGCACTCGTCCGTCCCGGGCTGGTGCGGTTCGGGCGGCGGGCGCCGCTGTCGATCGCGTTCACCGCGGTCGCGGTGGTCGTCGGCGTGGTGTCGGGCAGCATCCCGGACGGTCCGCCCGCCGACGTGCTCGACGCCGTCGGCACCGGGGTGGGACCGCTGAGCGCCGGGCACTGGTGGTCGCCGCTCTCGGCGGTGCCGTTCTGGGGCGGCCTGGCCGGGCACCTGGCCACGGCCGCGCTCGTGCTCGGAGCCGGGCTGGTGGCCGAGCGCCGGGTCGGGGCGGTGCGCACGGCCGCACTGCTGCTCGGGACGCAGGTCGTCGGCACGCTGGTCGCCGTCGGGCTGATCGCGGCGGGATCGGCCGCGGGCGGCGCGTGGGCCGGGGAGATGGCCGCGCAGACCGCCGTCGGCGGAGCGCCGGGCGCGGTCGGGTTCCTGCTGGCGGCGAGCCACGTGCTGTCGGCGCTGTGGCGGCGCCGGATCCGGCTGGTGCTGCTCGTCGGCGTCGTCATGCTGGTCGCCTACTCCGGCGAGCTGACCGATGCGCTGCTGCTGTGCGGCGCGCTGGCCGGCCTGGTCGCGGGGCCGCTGGTGCTGCGCCGCGCCGACACCGGCACCGGCACCGGCACCGGGCCGCACCGGACCGGGGCGCCGTCGCGGTCCGAGGGACGCGTGCTGGTGGCGCTGCTCGTGGCGGCGTCGGCGGTCGGGCCGGTGGTGGCGGCCGTCGCGCAGGCGCCGATCGGGCCGCTGTCGGTGCTGCAGTTCGTGGTGCTCTCGCCGCCGCCGGACGCCGCGACCGTCCAGCAGATCTGCGCGACCGCGGCCACCGACGTGTGCCGGTCGCTGCAGGCGCAGCTGCGGCTGTCGGGGATCGGGCCGGCGATCGCGTCGGCGGTCCCGGTGCTGCTGCTGCTCGTCACGGCGGAGGGGCTGCGGCGCGGGCGCCGGGCGGCGTGGGTCGTCGGGATCGCGATGGACCTGCTGCTCGCGGTGCTCGGCCTGCTGCTCGCGGCGCAGGTCGCGACCACCCCGGCCGAGCAGCTCGTCGTCTACGGGGGCGCGCCCGGGGCCCGGCAGGTCCTCGCGCTGGTGCTGCCGCCGCTGCTGCCCCTGGCCGTCGCCGTGCTGCTGGTCCTCACGCGGGCGCGGTTCGCGGTGCGCGCGCCGTCGGGCACGTACCGGCGGCTCGGGCTGGTCGCCGCGGCCGCGTTCGCCGTCGTCTCGGTGCTCTACGTCGGGGGCGGCGCGCTCGCCGCGGGCGGGTTCGACCGCCCGCCCGGCACCGGTGAGCTCCTCGCCGACCTCCCCCTGCGCTTCCTGCCGCCGGGCTACCTCGGCGAGGTCGAGCCCGGGTTCCTGCCGCAGGACCTCGTCGCGACGCTGCTGTTCGAGTGGACCGGGGTGGTGTTCTGGCTGGTCGTGGCGGTGGGGCTGCTGCGGTCGTTCGTGGCGGCCCGGCCCGAGGGGGCCTCCGACGACGACGCCGGGCGCGCCCGCGAGCTGCTGCGCACCACCGGCGGCTCGCACCTGGGCTGGCTCACGACCTGGCCGGGGCACGTCTACTGGTTCGGCGACGGCTGCGCGGTCGCGCACCGCGTGATCGGCGGCGTCGCACTGACCACGGGCGACCCGATCGGCCCGGCGGACGCCCGGGCGTCCGCCGTCACGGGGTTCGCCGCGCACTGCGCCGAGCGCGGTCTCACCCCCGCGTTCTACAGCGTCACCGAGGACGTCCGGGCGGTGTGCGCGGGGCTGGGGTGGAGCGCCGTGCAGGTCGCGGAGGAGACGGTCGTCCCGCTGCCGGGGCTCGCGTTCACCGGCAAGCGCTGGCAGGACGTGCGCAGCGCGCTCAACCGCGCCACGAAGACCGGCACGACCGCGGAGTGGATCTCCTACCGGCACGCCCCGCTCGCGCTGACCGACCAGGTCCGGGCGATCAGCGAGGAGTGGGTCGTCGACAAGGGCCTGCCGGAGATGGGCTTCACGCTCGGCGGGCTCGACGAGCTCGCCGACGACGAGGTCCGCTGCCTGGTCGCCGTCGACGCCGACCGCACCGTCCACGGCGTCACCAGCTGGCTGCCCGTGCACGAGGGCGGCGCCGTCGTGGGGTGGACGCTGGACTTCATGCGCCGCCGCGCCGGCACCCACGGCGTCATGGAGTTCCTCATCGCCTCGGCCGCCCAGACCTTCCGCGACGAGGGCGCGCAGTTCGCCTCGCTGTCGGGCGCGCCGCTGGCCCAGCTCGAGCCGCAGCAGGCCGACGGGCTGCAGCGCGTGCTCGACTGGGCGGGTCACGCGCTGGAGCCCGTCTACGGCTTCCGCTCGCTGCTGGCGTTCAAGGCGAAGTTCCAGCCGCGCTACGAACCGCTGTTCCTCAGCTACCCCGACCCGGTCGCGCTGCCCGCGATCGGGGTGGCCGTGGGGCGCGCCTACCTGCCCGGACTGACCGCTCGTCAGTCCGCCCGCCTCGTCGCGCGCATGCGGGAACGCCCGACCGCCGGCTGAACCCGCCCGCCGCGCGCACGGGGCCGACCGGCGCAGGCCAGGCAACCCCGCTGGATCCCGGAATCTCGGCCAGTACCCTCGCCCCGGTCGCATAAACCGTCGAGAGGGCCCGGGTGGTGCGCGAGAACAGGGAGACCGACGAGGTCCTGGTGTGCATGGCGCAGCGCCTGCAGAGCCAGCTCGAGCGGCAGCTCACCCTCGTGGAGCGCCTCCAGGTGCACGGCCGCGACGAGTCGCTGGCCGACCTCGCCGAGCTGCGCACGTCGCTGCAGCGCTCGCTGCGCGGCAGCGAGAACCTGCTGGTGCTGGCCGGTGCGCAGCAGGGCCCGCGCTCCCGCGGCCCCCGGTCGGTCGCCGACGTGCTGGCCGACGCCCGCGCCGGCGTCGAGGACGTCACGCGCATCGGCCTCGGGCCCGCACCCGACACCAGCATCGCCCCCCGCGCCGTGTCCGGGCTGGTCGCGCTGTTCACCGAGCTCCTCACGCACGGGCTCGCCGTGGCGGCCCCGCTCACCCGGGTCGACGTCGCGAGCGCGCGGTCCGAGGACGGCGGCGTGGTCGTCGAGGTCGTCGTCGACGGGCCGTCGGCGTCGGCCGGTGAGCTCGACGAGCTCAACCGCCGCCTCGGCGACCGCCCGATCATCGACGACATCGTCTCCAACCGCGTCGGCCTGTTCGTCGCGGCGCGGCTCGCCCGGCGCTGCGGCGTCGCGCTGCGGGTGCAGCACCGGCGGGGCGCGCTCGCCGGGTCCGGGGTCGTCGTCGTGGTGCACTGCCCGCCCGACCTGCTCGACGCCGTCGCCTTCGCCGCCCCCGACGCCCCGCGCGCCTGGCACCGGGAGCCGGCGGGGCGTCCGGGGAACGGGCAGCCGGGGCACGGGCAGCCGGCGAACGGGCGGGGCAACGGTCATCCGGCCAACGGCAACGGTCGCCCGGGGTCCTTCGGTGGGCCCGGTGGCTTCGGCGGGCCGCAGGGGCCGCCGGCCCGGCGTCCCGACCCCCTGTCGGACCCGCTGCCCGGGTTCGTCCGCCGCGACCAGGTGGAGCCGACGGGTTTCGACGCGCCGCGTCCCGACCTTCCGTCGTCCGACGGGCCCCGGGTCGACGGGCCCCGGCTCGACGGGCCGCGGCTCGACAAGGCCCGCTCCGACGTCCCGTTCGCTGACCGGGGTGGGGCCTCGGATCCCCGGCAGCCCGGGCGGAACGGTTCGGACCGCGGCGGGTTCGGGCGTGACGCCCAGAACCGGGACGACCTGGGCCGGGACGACCTCGGCCGGGACGACCTCGGCCGCAACGGCTCGGGGCGGAGCCACCTCGATCCGCTCGGTATCGGGCGGCCGGCTGTTCCGGGTGCCGACGACCTGGGGCGCGACGGGGCCGGCCGCGACGGTTCGGGGCGCGACGACCTGAGCCGGCCCGGCTCCGGCCACGACGACCTGGGCCGGGGCGACCGGGCGCGTGACGACCTGGGCCGGGACGACCGGGGGCGCGACGACCTGGGTCGGAACGGCGCCGAGTGGGGCGAGCAGGGGTCGGGTCACGCCGGTCGGAACGGTTCGGGCCGGAACGGCTCGGGCCGGGTCGACGCCGGGCGCAACGACCTGGGCCGCAACGACCTGGGCCGCAACGACCTGGGCCGCAACGACCTGGGCCGCAACGACCTGGGCCGCAACGACCGCGGCCGCGACGACCTGGGCCTGGGCGACCTCGGCATCGGTGACCCGCTCCGCCCGGAGCCGG contains these protein-coding regions:
- a CDS encoding DMT family transporter, encoding MVPALLVLAVVSGVVGSTSLKLSHGFRRFWPVVGTALGYGVATVALGLLMEHLPVGVIHAVWGGGAAVLLTVVGRTVFGERITAARLAGVGLIVGGVVLLNLTGTL
- a CDS encoding bifunctional lysylphosphatidylglycerol flippase/synthetase MprF; protein product: MRAALVRPGLVRFGRRAPLSIAFTAVAVVVGVVSGSIPDGPPADVLDAVGTGVGPLSAGHWWSPLSAVPFWGGLAGHLATAALVLGAGLVAERRVGAVRTAALLLGTQVVGTLVAVGLIAAGSAAGGAWAGEMAAQTAVGGAPGAVGFLLAASHVLSALWRRRIRLVLLVGVVMLVAYSGELTDALLLCGALAGLVAGPLVLRRADTGTGTGTGPHRTGAPSRSEGRVLVALLVAASAVGPVVAAVAQAPIGPLSVLQFVVLSPPPDAATVQQICATAATDVCRSLQAQLRLSGIGPAIASAVPVLLLLVTAEGLRRGRRAAWVVGIAMDLLLAVLGLLLAAQVATTPAEQLVVYGGAPGARQVLALVLPPLLPLAVAVLLVLTRARFAVRAPSGTYRRLGLVAAAAFAVVSVLYVGGGALAAGGFDRPPGTGELLADLPLRFLPPGYLGEVEPGFLPQDLVATLLFEWTGVVFWLVVAVGLLRSFVAARPEGASDDDAGRARELLRTTGGSHLGWLTTWPGHVYWFGDGCAVAHRVIGGVALTTGDPIGPADARASAVTGFAAHCAERGLTPAFYSVTEDVRAVCAGLGWSAVQVAEETVVPLPGLAFTGKRWQDVRSALNRATKTGTTAEWISYRHAPLALTDQVRAISEEWVVDKGLPEMGFTLGGLDELADDEVRCLVAVDADRTVHGVTSWLPVHEGGAVVGWTLDFMRRRAGTHGVMEFLIASAAQTFRDEGAQFASLSGAPLAQLEPQQADGLQRVLDWAGHALEPVYGFRSLLAFKAKFQPRYEPLFLSYPDPVALPAIGVAVGRAYLPGLTARQSARLVARMRERPTAG
- a CDS encoding cysteine desulfurase-like protein, which encodes MSLDVASVRDHFPSLKAGYAHFDGPGGSQVPDVVAQAVATTMTSPLANRGTVTAAERAADAIVLAARAAMADLLAADPGGVVFGRSMTALTFDLARTLAAGWGPGDEVVVTRLDHDANIRPWVIAAEAVGATVRWLDFDPATGELDDVAGVLTDRTRLVAVTGASNLIGTRPPVRAIADRAHEVGALVHVDGVHLTAHAVVDVTALGADLYACSPYKFLGPHCGVLAAAPALLETLRPAKLLPSSDAVPERFELGTLPYELLAGTTAAVDFLAGLVPGQGTRRERLVASMTAAEAHEDRLRRRIEEGLAALPGVTVFSRAARRTPTLLVGFEGRDPAEAYRFLAERDVNAPASSFYALEASRRLGLGDGGSLRIGLAPYSDDADVDRLLSSLGDFTSGSRRNSGGR
- a CDS encoding DMT family transporter, translating into MATAAGPLGAPTTTRRARSPWWPMAGAIAAEICSTLLLKASDGFAHPLVGAAALLGFTLTLVLLSRALLTLPLGVAYAVWVGVGSVVVTLGGVLLFGDRLSAGGIAGIALVALGVVVVNR
- a CDS encoding TetR/AcrR family transcriptional regulator, coding for MTRGPNDPARRERIVVAAVELMGRDGLHAITHRAVAARAGVPLGSTTYYFRDLDDLLLAAVDLALEQSRARIAAWDAALPPDAGAAEVCRSLAVMTVGFVTEHAARTVLDYELYAAGLRRRPLRARSAEWIGLLRTALRGRFDALTADALTAAVDGFTLQALLAPAPPTVDACEALLRRVVAG
- a CDS encoding alpha/beta hydrolase, encoding MLDWSLLGGPLPWALLGAGGAALVALLLPRGGRWWGRAVPAVLVGAAVLTGAAVLVVDVLWRPFPDPLPLLVVLAVGVGLVAVGLAVARLRWWTPVAAALVVLAAAQGVNGYYEEFPTVRTALGLAAADVLPFADVVARQKQYVGPAGAPLESGWRPPADMPDAGVVSRVDIPATVSGFPARPAWVYLPPAYLGSTRARLPVLVLLSGQPGSPDDWLTSGELARRADAYAAEHGGLAPVVVMPDHLGDPLANPLCVDSPLGNAFTYLTVDVPAWIRATLQVAPGGWAVGGLSNGGTCSLQLAVTAPDLFPTFVDVSGEDAPTLGDRAETIARAFGGDEAAYRAVNPLDVLAARPFPGTAGYLVAGLQDSVYLPQARRVFAAAQAAGMDVEFHPRPGEHTWEVWGPGLGDALPWLGTRLGLTS